A window of the Streptomyces finlayi genome harbors these coding sequences:
- a CDS encoding MFS transporter, translating into MTTEADVAVPPPLSRNRNYHMLWGSQLVSELVGQLCLIAFPLMVMATTGSAPWMGGVAAVIGAAGMVANVPAGVLVDRFDRKRVMLVCQCVRAVAMGSLAIALLADHFSLSHVFVVAVVEGLLGAAFDPAEHAALPQVVHESQLSTAVARNTTRRYIATLLGPAGAGFLFAFDPMAPFAVAAVLLVASCVVLSFLRLPRPGPGGESDRAGMLVEGFRWVLGHRVIRPTIVWLMCCELFVSALITIVLALSGEDDMAPGALGMMMTGFGIGGLLGAAVAGRLHAVLPAPAIILGFPWCAAALTLVMALVPTGVATGVVLGGIAFLIPTAFTTVMTYQLAVAPSALRGRLSGIVGLFAGGAGAIGSLVGGLLMADGDSRGTLLIWSVCLVAVAVGTTLSPALRRFPTLK; encoded by the coding sequence ATGACGACCGAAGCAGACGTTGCGGTCCCGCCACCGCTGTCGCGCAACCGCAACTACCACATGCTGTGGGGCAGCCAGCTGGTGTCCGAACTGGTCGGCCAGCTGTGCCTCATCGCGTTCCCGTTGATGGTGATGGCGACGACCGGCTCAGCGCCCTGGATGGGAGGCGTCGCCGCCGTCATCGGGGCGGCGGGCATGGTGGCCAACGTCCCGGCGGGCGTACTGGTGGACCGCTTCGACCGTAAGCGGGTCATGCTGGTGTGCCAGTGCGTCCGCGCGGTGGCGATGGGGAGCCTCGCGATCGCCCTGCTCGCGGACCACTTCTCCCTGTCGCACGTGTTCGTGGTCGCGGTGGTGGAGGGGCTGCTGGGCGCCGCCTTCGACCCGGCCGAGCACGCGGCGCTGCCGCAGGTCGTCCACGAGTCGCAGCTGTCGACGGCGGTAGCACGCAACACCACGCGCCGTTACATCGCTACGCTGCTGGGACCGGCCGGTGCGGGCTTCCTGTTCGCCTTCGACCCGATGGCCCCGTTCGCGGTCGCCGCCGTCCTGCTCGTGGCGTCCTGCGTCGTGCTCTCCTTCCTGCGCCTTCCCCGGCCCGGACCCGGGGGAGAGTCCGACAGGGCGGGAATGCTCGTCGAAGGGTTCCGGTGGGTGCTGGGGCACCGGGTGATCAGGCCGACGATCGTCTGGCTGATGTGCTGCGAGCTGTTCGTCTCCGCCCTGATCACCATCGTGCTGGCGCTGTCCGGCGAGGACGACATGGCCCCCGGCGCGTTGGGCATGATGATGACCGGGTTCGGTATCGGAGGTCTGCTGGGCGCCGCGGTCGCGGGCCGGCTGCATGCCGTACTGCCCGCGCCCGCGATCATCCTGGGATTCCCCTGGTGCGCGGCGGCGTTGACGCTGGTGATGGCGCTGGTGCCCACCGGGGTGGCGACCGGCGTCGTGCTCGGCGGAATCGCGTTCTTGATCCCCACTGCGTTCACGACGGTCATGACCTACCAACTCGCGGTCGCGCCATCCGCGTTGCGCGGCAGGCTGAGCGGCATCGTCGGGCTCTTCGCGGGCGGTGCCGGTGCGATCGGGTCGCTGGTGGGCGGTCTGCTGATGGCGGACGGAGACAGCCGTGGCACCTTGCTGATCTGGTCCGTCTGTCTGGTCGCCGTAGCCGTGGGCACCACTCTCAGCCCCGCCCTGCGCCGGTTTCCCACGCTGAAGTGA
- a CDS encoding type II toxin-antitoxin system HicA family toxin, with translation MKRRDLMKRLKQIAAEKEVDFTGPEGSGRGRHETYKIGAVKVHVPRHSEIAEGTAASIIRTAEGA, from the coding sequence GTGAAGCGAAGAGACCTCATGAAACGGCTGAAGCAGATAGCAGCTGAGAAGGAGGTTGACTTCACGGGGCCGGAAGGCAGCGGACGGGGTCGGCACGAGACGTACAAGATCGGCGCCGTCAAAGTCCATGTCCCCCGGCACTCCGAGATCGCGGAGGGCACCGCCGCATCGATCATCCGGACGGCCGAGGGGGCGTGA
- a CDS encoding ArnT family glycosyltransferase, translating into MLLALSGRHGYHVDELYNRATREHLAWGYVDQPPLVSLIARVEITVLGDTLAALRVVPALLACVVVWVAALIARELGGRGGAQLFAAAAASASVVTLNAGHVLTTNIPDLVTWVTVGWLVIRLLRTQDTRLWIAVGAVTGVGLLAKNLIVLLLLALLVGVLAMGPRAVLRSRRLWTGAALGMLISAPAVLWQVTHGWPAMEMSAALKTALGEDSRVAFVPFQVLMIGLFLTPVWIAGVVALLRRAQWRAFRSVGLAYLFMAALLIAIGGKPEYTGGLQLVLLAAGSVVVVEWANTTGRRALAGTALVGNVVMSAVLMLPVLPVALYGSNPVLKGLGVFQMDQAAWPQLAEQVGAVNRSLSPPDRAHAVIYANHYGLAGALDRYGPEHGLPHVYSGQNSYADFGRPADDTDVVIAVGVNRKTFGALFTSCEPSGTFKTDLPVADQDTEFLVCRGPLEPWSQLWPKLTWIGFACPYTAEAITAKSEKGCSLT; encoded by the coding sequence GTGCTGCTGGCCTTGTCGGGGCGGCACGGATATCACGTCGACGAACTGTACAACCGGGCCACCAGAGAGCACCTTGCGTGGGGGTACGTCGACCAACCCCCGCTGGTCTCGCTGATAGCCAGGGTGGAGATCACCGTGCTCGGCGACACCCTGGCCGCGTTGCGCGTGGTGCCGGCGCTGCTGGCATGCGTGGTGGTTTGGGTGGCTGCCCTCATCGCGCGCGAACTCGGCGGCCGTGGCGGCGCCCAGCTCTTCGCCGCCGCCGCGGCGAGCGCCTCGGTCGTCACGCTCAACGCCGGGCACGTACTGACCACCAACATCCCCGACCTCGTCACCTGGGTGACGGTGGGCTGGCTGGTGATCCGTCTGCTGCGCACCCAGGACACCCGGCTCTGGATCGCCGTCGGCGCGGTCACCGGTGTGGGCTTGCTCGCCAAGAACCTCATCGTGTTACTGCTCCTCGCCCTGCTCGTGGGCGTGCTGGCCATGGGGCCGCGAGCCGTCCTGCGCAGTCGGCGCCTGTGGACGGGCGCCGCGCTCGGCATGCTGATCTCGGCGCCGGCGGTGTTGTGGCAGGTGACGCACGGCTGGCCCGCGATGGAGATGAGCGCCGCGTTGAAGACAGCCCTTGGAGAAGACTCCCGGGTTGCCTTCGTTCCGTTCCAGGTGCTGATGATCGGCTTGTTCCTCACTCCGGTGTGGATCGCCGGAGTGGTGGCCCTGCTGCGCCGTGCGCAGTGGCGGGCGTTCCGGTCGGTCGGCCTTGCCTACCTGTTCATGGCGGCGCTGCTGATCGCCATCGGCGGAAAGCCCGAGTACACCGGCGGTCTCCAGCTGGTGCTGCTGGCGGCGGGCTCGGTCGTGGTGGTGGAGTGGGCGAACACCACCGGCCGCCGGGCGCTGGCCGGTACCGCCCTGGTGGGCAACGTGGTGATGTCGGCCGTGCTCATGCTGCCGGTGCTGCCGGTCGCGTTGTACGGGTCGAACCCGGTACTGAAGGGGCTGGGGGTCTTCCAGATGGACCAGGCGGCCTGGCCCCAACTGGCCGAGCAGGTCGGCGCCGTCAACCGGTCGCTGTCCCCGCCGGACCGTGCGCACGCCGTCATCTACGCCAACCACTACGGGCTGGCGGGTGCCCTGGACCGATACGGACCGGAGCACGGTCTGCCGCACGTCTACAGTGGCCAGAATTCCTACGCCGACTTCGGCAGGCCCGCCGACGACACCGACGTGGTCATCGCGGTCGGCGTGAACCGCAAGACATTCGGGGCCCTGTTCACGAGTTGTGAGCCCAGCGGCACGTTCAAGACCGACTTGCCCGTCGCCGACCAGGACACCGAGTTCCTGGTGTGCCGCGGTCCCCTTGAACCATGGTCACAGCTGTGGCCCAAACTCACCTGGATCGGCTTCGCATGCCCCTACACGGCCGAAGCCATTACGGCCAAGAGTGAGAAGGGCTGCTCGCTGACGTGA
- a CDS encoding type II toxin-antitoxin system HicB family antitoxin has protein sequence MTTHKATAERQGRFWVVSIDGLPKGEQNVTQGLTWTEAHDNARDLVSLVLDIEDDPAAYTVDLIPADPAMFRVIREAEEADAAAQEAERRRRVAMTRAAKTLVGLGLTQAEAGRMLGVTHQRIAQLAPKTPNKSARKKPIAA, from the coding sequence ATGACCACGCACAAGGCAACAGCAGAGCGTCAGGGACGCTTCTGGGTCGTGAGCATCGACGGCCTTCCAAAAGGAGAGCAGAACGTCACGCAGGGCCTCACCTGGACCGAGGCCCACGACAACGCGCGTGATCTGGTCAGCCTCGTTCTGGACATCGAGGACGATCCGGCTGCCTACACCGTCGACCTCATCCCGGCCGACCCGGCGATGTTCAGGGTCATCAGGGAAGCCGAAGAAGCCGATGCTGCCGCACAAGAGGCGGAGAGGCGCCGACGCGTAGCGATGACGCGAGCAGCAAAGACACTCGTCGGCCTCGGACTGACGCAGGCCGAAGCAGGACGCATGCTCGGCGTCACACACCAGCGCATCGCCCAACTCGCACCCAAAACACCGAACAAGAGCGCCAGGAAGAAGCCCATTGCCGCCTGA
- a CDS encoding LamG domain-containing protein: MSLRGESSEVFATPEGLLQAREHLRPVWARKDGTWKAVDTSLVASGGAVAPRASTAELSFSNGGERPLVRLARAGRTLELSWPGVVPAPALAGDTATYTDILPGVDLRLTATPDGFTQLLVVKSAEAAGSPRLAELRLRLATSGMAVRETPEGGIEAVDRGAGGVVFEAPTPVMWDSSPGEAAVASHSATSVISAPQAGSGESEEPGAGESGQLAPVGVDVPAGGDELVLTPDRDVLMGQDTVYPVFIDPQWYSPKASAWTMVSKYWAGSPQWKFNGDSDAGLGYCGWVYCKPYDTKRLFYQIPTSRFAGKSILSAEFVVRETHAASCDKREVQLWRTKGINSSTTWNSQSASGFWVDHIENRSFAYGADGCASADAEFNVKSVVAQAAAGKWPTLTFGMRATSESDPYTWKRFSDDAFLRVQYNRPPAQIKASQLTQNPGGACGKPGAAKRVRILPTLRANDVTDPDKDRVRVQFEASWDSGDGKGFISRWTSAVSTYKASGSDFSLSLPSSIPKNRTIGWSARSNDGAQWSPWSWVGSATACNMVYDTSVPAGPSIVSGQYPPSDPEDPEDPWLDGVGRYGTFTVDSSSTDVSKYWFGVNGDPSSKHTLTTSGGGAKTMKFMPTRTGVNFVTAQAFDTAGNGSEIRTYQFRVRAGQPDRLTWDLDEPAGAAAARGQGGTWPAELFGGALPGSDGVTGNGLHLDGVDDHAATLSPVLNTGKSFSVSLWARLPADKPDAATVAVSQAGHNTSGFEIYHSSALGGWAFLRHTADASGTTTVRAVQPACPAGDTGCVSGRLGVWTHLVGVFDNPGQQLKLYVDGKLVGTAPFTGPWDARGRTILGAASHYGTTENFFGGDLDDVQLFDYQLVDGQVARLHAKQPVDTNRPAKLVWPLDEDSAATTLTGRAQQADAVLQGGAKSGAGGVAGTGLELDGTDDRATTGRPVMDTYQSFAVSAWARVPKDKPNRAMVVAHQNGIANRGFELYHSTTGWVFQRAIADTADAPLVRAVETAISDPNCPLAASGEWAHAVGVYDIDAQQIRLYVNGCLKATQPFTTPWLASGSVTLGASGYSSGFSNFFQGNLDDVQLYDRTISDDEVRQLFKQRPLVKSRWLLESNPAAPAASPNAVVGAYPLTLNGNAAIGSGWVDNGALVLDGVDDYAATTGVPLDTGASYTVTAWAQAAAVPDGPATVISAAGATTSAFAVRYVPDAQGIGRWQIEVAGTDSATAVAVRVENQSFYSATDWNHLALVYDGFADQARLYVNGQLEQVTCPDTDEDGTSDDPSCTDRVSWAANTAAFPATKSLQVGRVLDGSTAGEYWPGGIDDIWAFQGALDETQISMLAQGWPGLPTRVPAEN, from the coding sequence ATGTCGCTGCGCGGTGAGTCCAGTGAAGTCTTCGCTACACCTGAAGGTCTGCTGCAGGCGCGGGAGCATCTGCGGCCGGTGTGGGCACGCAAGGACGGGACGTGGAAGGCGGTTGACACGTCGCTGGTCGCGTCCGGTGGCGCGGTGGCTCCCAGGGCGTCCACGGCCGAGCTCTCGTTCTCCAACGGAGGCGAGCGGCCGCTGGTGCGTCTCGCGCGTGCCGGTCGGACACTTGAGCTGTCCTGGCCTGGTGTCGTGCCGGCGCCGGCTCTCGCTGGCGACACGGCGACGTACACCGACATCCTTCCTGGCGTGGACCTGCGGCTCACGGCCACGCCGGACGGTTTCACTCAACTGTTGGTCGTCAAGTCGGCCGAAGCCGCAGGCAGCCCCCGTCTCGCCGAGCTGCGGTTGCGGCTTGCCACGAGCGGCATGGCCGTGAGGGAGACGCCCGAAGGCGGGATTGAGGCGGTCGACCGGGGAGCGGGCGGTGTGGTGTTCGAAGCGCCCACTCCCGTCATGTGGGACTCCAGCCCGGGGGAGGCCGCCGTTGCCTCGCACTCGGCCACCTCGGTGATTTCCGCGCCGCAGGCCGGGTCCGGAGAGTCCGAGGAGCCCGGTGCCGGAGAGTCGGGGCAGCTCGCGCCGGTTGGGGTGGACGTGCCGGCCGGGGGTGACGAGTTGGTCCTCACTCCGGACCGGGATGTTCTGATGGGTCAGGACACGGTCTATCCGGTGTTCATCGATCCGCAGTGGTATTCGCCCAAGGCGTCGGCCTGGACGATGGTCTCGAAGTACTGGGCGGGTTCGCCGCAGTGGAAGTTCAACGGGGACTCCGATGCGGGGCTCGGGTACTGCGGGTGGGTGTACTGCAAGCCGTACGACACCAAGCGGCTCTTCTATCAGATTCCGACATCCCGGTTCGCGGGGAAGTCGATCCTGTCGGCAGAGTTCGTGGTGCGTGAGACGCATGCCGCTTCCTGTGACAAGCGGGAGGTCCAGTTGTGGCGGACGAAGGGGATCAACTCCTCGACCACCTGGAACTCGCAGAGCGCGTCCGGGTTCTGGGTGGACCACATCGAGAACCGGAGTTTCGCCTACGGCGCCGATGGCTGTGCGTCCGCCGACGCCGAGTTCAACGTGAAGAGCGTGGTTGCGCAGGCGGCAGCCGGGAAGTGGCCGACTCTGACCTTCGGTATGCGGGCCACGAGTGAGTCGGATCCGTATACCTGGAAGCGGTTCTCGGATGACGCGTTCCTGCGGGTGCAGTACAACCGTCCGCCCGCACAGATCAAGGCCTCGCAGCTGACGCAGAACCCGGGTGGCGCGTGTGGCAAGCCGGGCGCGGCCAAGCGGGTGCGGATCCTGCCGACGCTGCGGGCCAATGACGTGACCGACCCGGACAAGGACCGGGTCCGGGTGCAGTTCGAAGCCTCGTGGGACTCCGGGGACGGCAAGGGATTCATCAGCCGCTGGACCTCGGCCGTCTCCACCTACAAGGCATCGGGTTCCGACTTCTCCCTGTCGCTGCCCAGCAGTATCCCGAAGAACAGGACGATCGGCTGGTCGGCCCGCTCGAACGACGGGGCGCAGTGGTCGCCCTGGTCATGGGTCGGCTCCGCGACCGCCTGCAACATGGTCTACGACACCTCCGTGCCGGCCGGCCCCTCCATCGTCTCCGGCCAGTACCCACCCTCCGACCCCGAGGATCCAGAGGACCCTTGGCTCGATGGCGTGGGCCGGTACGGCACCTTCACGGTCGACTCCTCCTCCACCGACGTGTCGAAGTACTGGTTCGGTGTCAACGGTGACCCGAGCAGCAAGCACACACTGACCACGTCGGGCGGCGGTGCGAAGACCATGAAGTTCATGCCGACCAGGACCGGCGTCAACTTCGTCACCGCGCAAGCCTTCGACACGGCGGGCAACGGCAGCGAGATCCGCACCTACCAGTTCCGGGTGAGGGCCGGGCAGCCGGACCGGCTGACCTGGGACCTCGATGAACCCGCCGGGGCGGCTGCGGCCAGGGGCCAGGGCGGCACCTGGCCGGCGGAACTGTTCGGCGGTGCACTGCCGGGGTCGGACGGTGTGACCGGCAATGGCCTCCACCTGGACGGCGTGGACGACCACGCGGCCACACTCTCGCCGGTTCTGAACACCGGGAAGAGTTTCTCGGTGTCGTTGTGGGCGAGGCTTCCCGCCGACAAACCGGACGCCGCCACGGTGGCGGTATCCCAGGCGGGCCACAACACCAGTGGGTTCGAGATCTACCACTCCTCGGCGCTAGGTGGCTGGGCCTTCCTGCGGCACACCGCGGACGCGTCGGGGACCACGACGGTGCGCGCGGTGCAGCCCGCGTGCCCGGCGGGTGACACCGGGTGCGTGAGTGGCCGGCTTGGGGTCTGGACCCATCTGGTGGGGGTATTCGACAACCCGGGCCAGCAGTTGAAGCTGTATGTCGACGGGAAGCTCGTCGGGACGGCTCCCTTCACGGGGCCGTGGGACGCGCGGGGCAGGACGATCCTGGGAGCGGCCTCGCACTACGGCACGACGGAGAACTTCTTCGGTGGTGATCTGGACGACGTGCAACTGTTCGACTATCAGTTGGTCGACGGCCAGGTGGCACGGTTGCACGCGAAGCAGCCGGTGGACACCAATCGCCCGGCCAAGCTCGTATGGCCGCTGGACGAGGACAGCGCGGCGACGACGCTGACGGGTCGTGCCCAGCAGGCGGATGCGGTGCTGCAGGGCGGTGCGAAGAGCGGGGCGGGAGGGGTGGCCGGTACCGGTTTGGAACTGGACGGTACTGATGACCGCGCCACCACCGGCCGTCCTGTGATGGACACCTATCAGAGCTTCGCTGTCTCCGCTTGGGCACGGGTGCCCAAGGACAAACCCAACCGGGCGATGGTGGTGGCCCATCAGAACGGCATCGCCAACCGGGGCTTCGAGCTGTACCACTCCACCACGGGGTGGGTCTTCCAGCGGGCCATCGCCGACACGGCCGACGCCCCTCTTGTACGCGCGGTGGAGACCGCGATCAGTGACCCGAACTGCCCCCTGGCCGCCTCGGGTGAATGGGCTCACGCGGTGGGTGTCTACGACATCGACGCCCAGCAGATCCGCCTCTACGTCAACGGCTGCCTCAAAGCCACCCAGCCCTTCACCACGCCCTGGCTCGCCTCCGGATCCGTCACCCTGGGGGCGTCCGGCTACAGCAGCGGGTTCAGTAACTTCTTCCAGGGCAACCTCGACGACGTACAACTGTACGACCGCACCATCTCCGACGACGAGGTGCGGCAGCTGTTCAAGCAGCGCCCGCTGGTCAAGAGCCGCTGGCTGCTGGAGAGCAACCCCGCCGCGCCTGCCGCCTCCCCGAACGCGGTCGTCGGCGCCTACCCGCTGACGCTGAACGGCAATGCCGCGATCGGCTCCGGCTGGGTGGACAACGGCGCTCTCGTCCTGGACGGCGTCGACGACTACGCGGCCACCACCGGCGTTCCGCTGGACACGGGCGCCAGCTACACGGTCACCGCATGGGCCCAGGCAGCGGCCGTCCCCGACGGGCCGGCCACCGTGATCAGCGCCGCAGGGGCCACCACGAGTGCCTTCGCCGTCCGCTACGTTCCCGATGCGCAGGGCATCGGGCGGTGGCAGATCGAAGTGGCCGGCACGGACTCCGCCACCGCAGTCGCGGTCAGGGTGGAGAACCAGTCCTTCTACAGCGCCACCGACTGGAACCACCTGGCGCTCGTGTACGACGGCTTCGCCGATCAGGCACGCCTCTACGTCAACGGCCAGCTGGAGCAGGTGACCTGCCCGGACACCGACGAGGACGGTACGTCGGACGACCCGTCCTGCACGGACCGGGTGTCGTGGGCGGCCAACACGGCGGCCTTCCCGGCCACGAAGTCCCTGCAAGTGGGCCGCGTCCTGGACGGTTCCACCGCCGGTGAGTACTGGCCGGGCGGCATCGACGACATCTGGGCCTTCCAGGGAGCACTGGACGAGACGCAGATCAGCATGCTGGCGCAGGGCTGGCCCGGCCTGCCCACACGAGTGCCAGCCGAGAACTGA